A stretch of the Alnus glutinosa chromosome 6, dhAlnGlut1.1, whole genome shotgun sequence genome encodes the following:
- the LOC133871285 gene encoding pentatricopeptide repeat-containing protein At3g54980, mitochondrial-like codes for MRSSLTSSPIPPCLLRSFLNPKSLCSQPQFPNEPSIPEPPFSENPNPNTNCHEKITSESNFPAIPTSDPEFSVAPFSPEPKRADFTAPISQDSVLTQTHVINTLLSHKSEPRSALKYFNWAEGKRGFVKSVDAFCVLLHILVGIPQTHKLAQNLLNQCVSGDSGPAPRVFVDHLAECAKRFGFVLDSQVFNYLLNSYVRANRIEDAVLCCNRMIESDISPWVPYMNILLSALVRRNMFGEVRDLHGKMVLKGISGDCYTVHVMMSAFLKEGKAEEAEEYFRKAKDRGVELDAAAYSIVIQAVCKKPNSSLASGLLKEMREMGSVPSEGTYACVIGACVKQGNMVEALRLKDEMVSCGKPMNLVVATSLMKGYCVQGDLNSALDLFNKIGEDGLSPNKVTYSVLIEWCCKNRNMEKAYELYTQMKDNGIQPSVFNLNSLLRGFLKSGMLENASKLFDEAVECGIANLFTYNNFLSWLCEEGKVNEAQSLWVKMISKGVVPTVVSYNNLILGHCREGNTDVANTLFLEMVENGLKPNVITYSILMDGYFKKGDAERALDLFNQMLDVNIVPTDFTFNTIINGFCKVGRTTEARDKLKSFVEKGFIPICLTYNSIIDGYVKEGAINPALAVYREMCESGISPNVVTYTSLINGFCKSNNIGLALKMRNEMINTGLELDVTAYSALIDGFCKRRDMESARELFAELLEVGLSPNTVVYNSMISGFRNLNNMEAALDLHKKMINDGIPCDLQTYTTLIDGLLKEGKLLFASDLYSEMLSKGVVPDIITYTVLINGLCNKGQLENARKILEEMDKNSMTPSVLIYNTLIAGHFKEGNLQEAFRLHDEMLHRGLVPDEATYDILVNGKAKGVNTLAGALQV; via the coding sequence ATGAGATCTTCACTCACTTCTTCTCCGATCCCTCCATGTCTTCTCCGCTCTTTCTTAAACCCTAAATCTCTCTGCTCACAACCACAATTTCCCAACGAACCGTCCATCCCAGAACCTCCATTTTCCGAGAATCCGAATCCAAACACCAATTGTCACGAGAAAATCACTTCAGAATCCAACTTTCCGGCGATACCCACTTCAGACCCTGAATTTTCTGTCGCCCCATTTTCCCCAGAACCCAAACGCGCCGACTTCACCGCACCAATTTCACAAGACTCGGTTTTGACTCAAACCCATGTGATAAACACTCTTCTGAGCCACAAGAGCGAGCCAAGATCGGCTTTGAAGTACTTCAACTGGGCCGAGGGAAAGCGAGGCTTTGTTAAAAGCGTGGATGCCTTCTGTGTTTTGCTTCACATTTTGGTGGGCATTCCCCAGACTCATAAACTTGCTCAAAATTTGCTTAATCAGTGCGTCTCGGGCGATTCGGGTCCCGCGCCGCGTGTTTTTGTCGATCACTTAGCAGAATGCGCCAAAAGGTTTGGTTTTGTGTTAGATTCGcaggtttttaattatttgttgaaCAGTTATGTTAGAGCTAATAGAATTGAAGATGCTGTACTTTGTTGTAATAGAATGATAGAGAGTGATATAAGTCCTTGGGTACCATATATGAATATTCTTTTGTCAGCATTGGTTAGGAGAAACATGTTTGGTGAAGTGCGAGATTTGCATGGTAAGATGGTATTGAAAGGAATTAGTGGCGATTGCTATACGGTGCATGTGATGATGAGTGCATTTTTGAAGGAAGGGAAGGCTGAGGAGGCGGAGGAATACTTCAGAAAGGCGAAAGATAGAGGGGTTGAACTTGATGCAGCGGCATATAGTATTGTTATTCAGGCTGTTTGTAAGAAACCCAATTCGAGTTTGGCTTCCGGGTTGTTGAAGGAGATGAGAGAAATGGGATCAGTTCCTTCAGAGGGTACTTATGCTTGTGTTATTGGGGCTTGTGTGAAGCAGGGGAATATGGTAGAGGCATTGAGGCTTAAAGATGAAATGGTGAGTTGTGGGAAGCCAATGAATTTGGTCGTGGCAACGAGTTTGATGAAGGGGTATTGTGTGCAAGGTGATCTGAATAGTGCTTTGGATTTGTTCAATAAGATTGGTGAGGATGGGCTTTCACCAAACAAGGTTACATACTCAGTCTTGATTGAATGGTGTTGTAAGAATCGGAACATGGAAAAGGCCTATGAGCTTTACACCCAAATGAAAGACAACGGTATCCAGCCTAGTGTCTTTAACCTTAATTCCTTGTTACGTGGATTCTTGAAATCTGGGATGCTGGAAAATGCGTCCAAGTTGTTTGATGAGGCAGTTGAATGCGGTATTGCTAATCTTTTCACATATAATAACTTTTTGTCATGGCTCTGTGAAGAAGGTAAGGTAAATGAGGCTCAAAGTCTATGGGTAAAGATGATTAGTAAGGGTGTGGTACCTACTGTAGTTTCATACAACAACTTGATACTTGGCCACTGCAGAGAAGGGAATACGGATGTTGCAAATACATTATTTCTGGAGATGGTAGAGAATGGCTTAAAGCCTAATGTGATCACGTATTCAATTTTGATGGATGGGTATTTCAAAAAAGGTGACGCTGAGCGTGCCTTAGATTTGTTTAACCAAATGTTGGATGTAAATATTGTTCCCACAGACTTCACATTTAACACTATTATCAATGGCTTTTGCAAAGTTGGCCGCACAACTGAGGCAAGGGATAAGTTGAAGAGCTTTGTTGAGAAGGGTTTTATTCCCATCTGTTTAACTTACAACAGCATTATAGATGGATATGTCAAGGAGGGTGCCATAAATCCTGCACTGGCTGTTTATAGAGAGATGTGTGAAAGTGGAATTTCCCCCAATGTTGTAACTTACACCAGTTTGATTAATGGGTTTTGCAAAAGCAATAATATTGGTCTTGCTCTGAAAATGCGGAATGAGATGATAAATACGGGTCTTGAATTGGATGTTACGGCATATAGTGCTCTGATTGATGGATTTTGCAAAAGGCGAGACATGGAAAGTGCACGTGAACTGTTTGCTGAACTCCTTGAAGTTGGTTTGTCTCCAAATACAGTTGTGTACAATAGCATGATTAGCGGATTCAGGAATCTAAATAACATGGAAGCAGCCCTTGACTTGcacaagaaaatgataaatgatgGGATTCCTTGTGATTTGCAAACTTACACTACATTGATAGATGGATTGTTAAAAGAGGGTAAATTACTCTTTGCATCAGATCTTTACTCAGAGATGCTTTCCAAGGGTGTTGTGCCTGACATCATCACATATACTGTTCTGATAAATGGCCTTTGTAACAAAGGACAGCTAGAAAATGCACGCAAGATTTTGGAAGAGATGGATAAGAATAGCATGACTCCTAGTGTTCTTATTTATAATACTTTGATTGCTGGACACTTTAAGGAGGGGAATCTGCAAGAAGCGTTTAGACTACATGATGAGATGCTTCACAGAGGTCTTGTACCTGATGAAGCTACTTATGATATTCTTGTAAATGGGAAGGCCAAGGGAGTAAATACTCTTGCTGGAGCCTTGCAAGTGTAA
- the LOC133870933 gene encoding pentatricopeptide repeat-containing protein At4g32450, mitochondrial: MSSKRATILRNNFLIALSKVCSSRNSSYSIKTVTLLRNLSTDAERSDFQNANGYYSDNYLEYPQDPSGYFGDSRNTRAFHNKSTGSIGGSSVEVQRGSNPVGTCRESTTYDSVENPVGQAGSFGGVYGQNSNEYDQNPSGPYRQISSSTYQSRPVEGGGNFSGNNGRNSGKAQQNPSGFYANNLRGFEQNSSGFHQNNSEVYSERTINEMQSNQVQQNGNFSGHHRYNNGEFSQNYNGVNVQSTMNLQHSMNGFNGRDRNIQNSYGSYQEGPGEVRQNPYGFNSQGLSESHGSLNGNYIQNFGQAQQTLYDHNLGNVGLKQQVQSGCQQSSSAGQYLPNSNAFHNMTGISQLSSHTTPEGESVETSDSHPNVGTLEELDVFCKEGKVKEAVEVLGLLEKQCIPVNLPRYLQLMQACGEAQSIQEAKSIHEHILRSHSPLKVSTYNGIIEMYWKCGSMDDAFTVFNTMPNKNLTSWDAMITWLAKNGLGEDAIDLFTKFKETGLKPDGQMFIGVFSACSVSGDINEGMLQFESMSKDYSIAPSMNHYVNVVDMLGSTGYLDEAFEFIEKMPLEPSVDVWETLMNLCRVHGHIELGDRCAEFVEQLDPSRLNEQSKGGLLPVKPSDLAKQKEKKKLASQNLLEVRSRVHEYRAGDRSHPGTDRLYAELRALKVQMKEAGYLPDTRFVLHDIDQESKEDALLGHSERLAIADGLLNSPARSPIRIIKNLRVCGDCHTALKIISKLVGRELIIRDAKRFHHFKDGLCSCRDYW, translated from the coding sequence ATGTCATCAAAGAGAGCTACGATTCTGAGAAACAACTTCCTCATAGCACTATCCAAGGTATGTTCTTCACGCAACTCATCATATTCAATCAAAACTGTCACTTTGCTGAGAAATCTCAGCACTGACGCTGAAAGATCAGATTTTCAAAATGCTAATGGATATTACTCAGATAATTATTTAGAATATCCGCAAGACCCTAGCGGGTATTTCGGTGATAGCCGAAATACTAGAGCTTTTCACAATAAATCAACTGGTTCTATTGGTGGAAGCTCAGTGGAGGTTCAGCGTGGCTCAAATCCCGTTGGCACTTGTAGGGAAAGCACAACATACGATTCTGTGGAGAACCCAGTTGGGCAAGCTGGAAGTTTTGGTGGGGTTTATGGGCAAAATTCAAATGAATATGATCAGAATCCTAGTGGGCCTTATAGGCAAATCTCTAGCAGTACATATCAGAGCAGGCCAGTTGAAGGAGGAGGAAACTTTAGTGGGAATAATGGTCGAAATAGTGGAAAGGCGCAGCAAAACCCAAGTGGGTTTTatgcaaataatttgagagggtTCGAGCAGAATTCAAGTGGGTTTCATCAGAATAATAGTGAAGTTTATAGTGAACGCACAATAAATGAAATGCAGAGCAACCAAGTTCAGCAAAATGGAAATTTTAGTGGGCATCATCGGTATAACAATGGAGAGTTCTCACAGAACTATAATGGGGTTAACGTGCAGAGTACAATGAATTTACAACATAGTATGAATGGGTTCAATGGGAGAGATAGAAATATACAAAATTCATATGGGTCTTACCAGGAGGGACCTGGAGAAGTGAGGCAGAATCCTTATGGGTTTAATTCCCAAGGCCTTTCAGAATCTCATGGAAGCCTAAATGGGAATTACATCCAAAATTTTGGGCAAGCTCAGCAAACCCTGTATGACCATAACTTGGGGAATGTTGGACTGAAGCAGCAAGTTCAAAGTGGGTGTCAGCAGAGCTCTAGTGCTGGTCAATATCTGCCTAACTCTAATGCTTTTCATAATATGACAGGGATTTCTCAATTATCAAGTCATACAACACCTGAGGGGGAATCGGTTGAGACATCTGACAGTCACCCAAATGTTGGTACTCTTGAGGAGCTAGATGTCTTTTGCAAAGAGGGGAAAGTGAAGGAAGCTGTGGAAGTTTTGGGGTTGTTAGAGAAGCAGTGTATTCCTGTGAATTTGCCTCGATATTTACAGTTAATGCAGGCATGTGGTGAGGCTCAATCTATACAGGAGGCAAAATCTATTCACGAACACATCTTAAGATCACATTCCCCTCTCAAAGTGAGTACCTATAACGGAATCATAGAGATGTATTGGAAATGTGGTTCTATGGATGATGCGTTCACAGTGTTTAACACAATGCCGAACAAGAATTTGACATCTTGGGATGCTATGATAACGTGGCTTGCTAAGAATGGTCTTGGGGAGGACGCCATTGATCTCTTCACTAAGTTTAAAGAAACAGGACTGAAACCTGATGGTCAAATGTTTATTGGGGTTTTCTCTGCTTGTAGTGTTTCGGGAGACATTAATGAAGGAATGTTGCAATTTGAATCTATGAGCAAAGATTATAGCATTGCCCCATCCATGAATCACTATGTTAATGTGGTAGACATGCTAGGTAGTACAGGGTATCTGGATGAAGCTTTTGAATTCATTGAAAAGATGCCATTGGAACCAAGTGTTGATGTATGGGAAACCTTGATGAATCTCTGCAGAGTTCATGGGCACATAGAGCTTGGTGATCGTTGTGCTGAGTTTGTTGAGCAGCTGGACCCCTCACGTTTGAATGAGCAATCGAAGGGTGGCCTTCTACCTGTGAAACCTTCAGACCTTGCAAaacagaaagagaagaagaaactaGCAAGTCAAAATCTTTTAGAAGTTAGGAGCCGAGTCCATGAATATCGGGCGGGGGATAGATCTCATCCTGGCACTGATAGGCTCTATGCGGAACTTAGGGCTTTGAAGGTACAGATGAAAGAGGCTGGTTATTTACCAGATACTAGATTTGTGTTGCATGACATAGACCAGGAATCCAAGGAGGACGCTCTTCTTGGGCATAGTGAGAGACTTGCTATTGCTGATGGTCTTCTTAATAGTCCTGCTAGGTCGCCTATTAGGATAATCAAGAATCTTCGTGTTTGTGGTGATTGCCACACTGCTCTGAAGATCATCTCAAAGCTTGTTGGCAGAGAACTCATTATACGAGATGCCAAGAGATTCCACCATTTTAAAGACGGGTTGTGCTCTTGCAGGGATTATTGGTGA